A single region of the Pseudodesulfovibrio sp. JC047 genome encodes:
- a CDS encoding polysaccharide pyruvyl transferase family protein — protein MKKILFACASGLPNSGDEALLRAMLMQMNGRAIHPMALSFDAEFTRRFHGIDAYSLSSHKEIVNAVRKSDMVVLGGGGLIQDETTVYNPYRWLKFLKVATQYSKPCIVYGNSIGPLKYSINKYLAKKYLSRAAHVIVRDNSSYSLLQELGVKVPITSAFDPVFSFKRPDEAKSDAVMHQYSIAPKFIFVSLRHWFDTHPLIPVKIATQFNIKSKFQQASYDSFITSMQKCCNELIRRYGSQIVFHAFRAGKDSLVARHVSEGIHGDCRILDDPQMKPEVVMSLMKRARLTVGMRLHSLIYSIVAQTPFVALSYSQKVDGMLAGGGLESLAVPVSNVTIEGFSQVLNHIENNLDQVLEKMNAYYMKAHTSERENMSKIFDLIDNN, from the coding sequence ATGAAGAAAATATTGTTTGCTTGTGCTTCTGGATTGCCAAATTCCGGAGATGAAGCTTTATTGCGTGCTATGCTAATGCAAATGAATGGTCGGGCTATTCATCCAATGGCTTTGTCATTTGATGCTGAATTTACACGGCGTTTCCATGGAATTGATGCATATTCTCTCAGTTCTCATAAAGAAATAGTAAACGCCGTTCGCAAGTCGGATATGGTCGTGTTAGGAGGAGGTGGGCTAATTCAGGATGAAACGACAGTTTACAATCCTTATAGATGGCTCAAGTTTTTGAAAGTCGCCACACAATATTCTAAACCGTGCATTGTTTATGGAAATAGTATTGGGCCTCTCAAATATTCAATCAATAAGTATCTAGCAAAGAAATATTTGAGTCGCGCGGCGCATGTGATCGTCCGAGATAACAGCTCATATAGTCTTTTGCAGGAGCTTGGAGTCAAGGTCCCCATCACGTCTGCCTTTGATCCAGTTTTTTCCTTCAAGCGACCAGATGAGGCGAAAAGTGATGCTGTAATGCATCAATACTCTATTGCTCCGAAATTCATTTTTGTTTCACTTCGACATTGGTTTGATACTCATCCTCTTATTCCTGTGAAAATTGCGACCCAATTCAATATCAAGTCAAAATTTCAACAGGCCAGCTACGATTCTTTCATTACCAGTATGCAGAAATGCTGCAATGAATTGATTAGACGGTATGGCAGTCAGATCGTTTTTCATGCTTTTCGGGCAGGAAAAGATTCTTTGGTAGCCAGACATGTCTCTGAGGGAATACATGGTGATTGTCGTATTCTTGATGATCCTCAAATGAAGCCTGAAGTTGTGATGTCATTGATGAAGCGGGCGAGGCTTACTGTAGGCATGCGGTTGCATTCCTTGATCTATTCCATTGTAGCGCAGACGCCTTTTGTGGCATTGAGTTATAGTCAGAAAGTCGACGGTATGCTTGCCGGTGGAGGGTTGGAGTCATTGGCTGTCCCCGTCAGTAATGTAACTATAGAAGGGTTTAGTCAGGTCCTGAATCATATAGAAAATAACCTGGATCAGGTGCTTGAAAAAATGAATGCATATTATATGAAAGCACATACTTCTGAGCGAGAAAATATGTCTAAAATCTTTGACTTGATAGATAATAATTAA